CAGTATCACGACCACGACGATCTGATCGCGAGCTTTGCGCGCGAGAAAATCCCGGTCTCGACGATTCGTATCGGCCCCGATCTCGCGAACCTCGAGCTGTTGCAGGACTTCGCGCAGGCGACCGGCGGGGTATTCTACCGCGTCCAGGATATCGAGAAGCTGCCGCTGCTGCTGGTTGGTCTCACCCGCGAGGCGATGAATCGGCGCAAGCAAGGCCGCACCTCAGTCGCGGCGGGCCAGCCCAGCGCAATCCTGAACGGCATCAAAAGCAGCGAAATTCCGCCGATCGATTTCTTCGCCTCGACCACTGCCAAGACCGGCGCGCAGGTGCCGCTGCAAGTGACGCGTGGCGATCGCAGCGCACCGTTGCTGGCGGCGTGGCAATACGGACTCGGACGTACGGCGATTTTTTCAGCCGATCCGGATTCGCTGGCGACGCTCAGTTGGATCAGGTGGAACCGCTACGCGGAGTTCTGGTCGCAGCTCGCGACGTGGGCGATGCGCGCAGGCGATTCAGGTCCGTTTACGATGCGCGTGTCGCACGCCGGCGATGGATCGATCGCGGTCGAGGCTGAAAAAGCCGACACCAATCCCGTCAGCAACCTGGTTTGCCGCATCACGGGCCAGGGCCATGCGACCGATATCGCGATGACGCAGACTGATTCGTCGCTGTACCGCGCCGAAATCGGACCGCTGCCGCGCGGCAAATATACGGCGACCTTGATGCTCAAGGCCGGCGACAACGAGCGCATCATCGAGCAGCGCCAGTTTGCGACGCCGGGCTCGATTGCGGCTGACGCGGCGGAGCTCAGGATTCGTCCGCCAAACCTCGACCTGCTGCGGCAGTTGGGTTCGGCGACCCACGGCGGCTATGACGCGCCTGATAGTGAGATCGTGCACCACACCGGGTCGCTGGTTCCGGTGCGCATCAGCGCCGCGCCGTTCGTGCTGCCGATTGTGATCGCGTTCTTCCTTGGCGAAGTTTTCGTGCGCCGCCGCTTCCTCGGCGACTGAGATGCTCACAATCAACCGTCCAGAAGAGGGCAATCCGATGCGCCGAGTGGGAATCGCAGCAGTTGCATTCTTGATCGCTTCGCTCATGCTGGCGGCGAGCGGGGCAAGCGCGGACACGTCGGCGCGTGACCTGAAAGCGATGTCGGACGCGAGCTACATCTACATCGCGACGGTCCGCAAAGACGGCAATCAGAGCAGGGCCGTGCCGGTGTGGTTTCTCGTCTCCAAGGATAACTCTTTGTTAATTCAGACCTCGCCGAAGAGCTGGAAGGCGAAACGCATCGGCCGCGGCAGCCCAGCCATGATCTGGATCGGCACGAGCGACGGTCCGGCTTTCATTGGCAAAGCCGCGATTCTCACCGACAAGGCCTCGCAGCAGGAGATCATCGACGGTATCCCGCGCAAGTACACGCTCGCGCGCCTGGGCTTCGCGCGGCCGAGCGAAAAGAAGTTCGCCGCCGGCCAGATCGTCGTCATCCGAATCACGCCGGTGCGCGACCTGCCCGAGGGGTTCAAGTCACAACCCGGCACTCCCGCGCCGAGTCTCGAAGCGAAATAGTACGATCGCGCTAGCCTCCGAACGGCGCGCGCGTCAGAATAATTTTCATGGCGACCGAGTCGGCATCGGTACTGATCAAGCGAGCGCTAGGCCGGCTCTGTCCGGTATGCGGCCGCGGCCAGATCTTCAGCTCTCATTTCCGGATGAATCGCACCTGCCCGCGATGTCACGTCGTGTTCTGGAAGGATCCCGGCGAATCGCTGGGGGCGATGTACCTCGACTACGCGGTGGCGACGATCGCATTCCTCGCAAGTTGGGGCGTGCTTGCCTTTGCAACCCGTCTTAGTGACGTACAGCAGCTCATCATCCTCGGCGCGATCGCGGGCGCGAGCGTGATCGCCTGCTATCCCTGGACGCGCAGTGCGTGGACCGTGCTGGTGTATCTGTCGGGCGGAATCGAACGCCCGCGGATGCGCGCGATCAAGGGCGGCAAGCCGCCGACCGCCGGCGCCGCTTAGGAGCGGCGCGCCGCGATCTTGTCGGGCAACAGTTTCAGCCGCTCAGCCGCCGCCGCGATAGTCTCGTCGCTCTTCGAAAAGGTAAAGCGCAACTTGGTGCGCCCAAGTTCGGGCCGATGATAAAAGCTTGAGCCCGGCACCGGCGCGACTCCGACTGATTCCAGGAAAAAGTTGGCCGCCTCGATATCGTCGCGGAAACCGAGCGCAGCAATATCCGCCATGATGTAGTAGGCGCCGTCCGGCGCGCTGCATTTAAGACCCGCCGCAGTCAGCGCTTCGAGCAGCGCAGTACGCTTTCGCGTGTACATCGCGGCCAGGTCCGCATAGAACGACTCGGGAAGCCGCAGCGCCACGGCGCCCGCCTCCTGCAGCGGATGGGGTGCGCCGACTGTCAGGAAGTCGTGCACCTTGCGAATCGCCGCCGTCAGCCGCTCGTTTGCGATCGCATACGCGAGCCGCCATCCCGTTACCGAGTACGTCTTCGACAACCCGCTGATCGTGATCGTGCGTTCGGCCATCCCCGGCATGCTCGCGATCGAGATATGACGCGCGCCGCCATAGATGATGTGCTCGTAGATCTCGTCGGTTATCGCGAGCGTGTCGTAATGCCGGCAGAGCGCCGCGATCGATTCGAGCTCGGCGCGCGTGAAGACCTTGCCGCTCGGATTGTGCGGCGTGTTGATAACGATCGCTTTGGTGCGCGGGCTGAAAGCCGCCTCGAGTTCGGTGCGATCGATCGAATAGTCCGGATCACGCAGTGCCACGTAGCGCGGCGTCGCACCGGCAAGGATCACATCGGGACCGTAGTTCTCATAGAACGGCTCGAAGATTATAACCTCGTCGCCCGGGTTAATGACGGCGAGCATCGTCGCGACCATCGCCTCGGTCGCGCCGCAGGTCACGGTGATATTGGCGTCGGGGTCGCATTCGATGCCGTTGTAGAGGCGGGCTTTGTCGGCGATTGCGCGGCGGAAGTTGGGCGAGCCGTGGGTGATCGCGTACTGGTTGTATTCCTCGTCGATCGCGCGCTTGGCCGCTTCCTTGAGGACGCTCGGCGCGGCGAAGTCGGGGAATCCCTGCGCGAGGTTGACGGCGCCGGTCTTGAGCGCGCGCCGCGTCATCTCCCGAATCACAGATTCGGTGAAAGAGTGGGTCTTTACGCTAACGTCAGTGGGCATCGAGAGCCCAGTCTACGCGGGAGCGGGACGGCGGAACAACTTGCCGTGATCCAGGAGGGGGCTGCCGGGAGGATACGAGGAGGCCCTAGTCTTCCTCTTCGCGCGCCGACTCGAGGACTGAAGCACCCTGCTTGAGGCGCCACTCGTCAATGACTTCCACGTTGAAGCGCCAGTCGCTGCCGATCTTGAAACCGGGCAGCTGGCCCTTCTTGAGAAGTCGATAGATAGTCGAGCGATGCACTCGCAGGTATTCGGCGAGTTCGTTGACCGTTAGGACTTTTGCCGATGGCTGCATGTGATCCTGCGACCTTTAATTTAGCTTACTCTGCTTAACTGCGGCGTTACGCTATCACAAAACTCGAACTTAGCCACACCCCCCTTCTAGCGGTCTGATTGTACCTTTGATGCGAATCTTTGGCTATGTTCCCTAAACTCCTGGTGAATTTCCAACAGTTAAACGGTGCAAATGCCGTCATCCGAACAGTCGGGATGCTGCCTCGCGCAGCTCTGCCCGATGATCGGGATGGGCTACGGAGATAAGTTCATGCGCCCTTTCGCGATGGGTTTTGCCCAATAAACGCGCGATTCCGTATTCTGTAACAATTGTATCCGCAAAGTAGCGTGGCACCGTGACCAGCGCTCCCGGCTCGAATTGCGCCACGATTCGCGAGATCGCGCCGCCCATCGCGGTCGAGGGCAGCAGCGTTATCGCGCGGCCGCCCGGACACATGAAGGCGCCCAAGTGAGTCTCGGGCTGGCCGCCGGTCCCATTCATCATTCGCGCGCCAAGCACAGTCTCGGAGTTGATTTGCCCCGTGAGATCGACACTCAACGCGTTGTTAATCGAGGTCTGGCGATAGTTCGCGGTCAGGGTCGATAGCTTCAGCACATACTCCGGGTCGAAGAGCTCAAAGGCGGGATTGTCGTCGATTATCTTCAGGTCCTCGGCGTCCGAGCCCGACCATGCGACCGCCACCGCTTTGCCACGGTGTAGAGTTTTGCGCCTGCCGTTGATAACCCCGCGATCGACGAGCTTGGCGATGCCCGGCGCGACCATCTCGGTATGCAATCCCAGGTCATGCTTGGTATCGAAGGCGCCGAGGCGCGGCATCTGCGCGCTCGGATCGCCGACGCCGATCTGGATCGTCGTGCCGTCCTCGATAAGCTCGGTGAGATAGCCCGCGATTGGCTTGTATTGTTCCGGCGGCGGTGCGATTCCGAGCAGCACGCGCACTTCCGTCGGCGCCATCCGCTGGAGGTATTGCGCGATCGGCAGCACGCGCTCGATTCCCGCCTCGGCGACGATCGCGCGGACCTCGTCGCGCTTGCCCGCGTCCATCGCGGCGAGCTCGCGGTCGAGCGTGGCGGCATCGAGCGCCGGCGGCGTGCCCTCGACGAAGTAATCGAACTCCGACACGTGCATCCAGACGTCGCCATGCGTGCGCGTCAGATTCTTATCGACCTCCGCCACCGCCATCCGCGCCGCCCGCACGTACATCCGCTTGTTCCACTGATGCGGTCCGAAGCTGACGAAGCCCTTCGCGTTCGGCGGCGTCACGTTGACGAACGTGATGTCGATCGGCTTCTCCTCGTCCGGCCGCTCGTTGTGCGCTTTGAGTCCCGTTGTAAAAAGATTCGGCAGGTAAGACCCGCGATGAGCATCGTGCGCGGGGCGGCCGATATTACCGATGAAAAGCTCGAACTCGAGTTTGAAGATGGTGCTCATGTCGCCGCCGAACCATCCGGGATCGGCCAGCGGCGACGAGACCCGCACATCGACCGAGCCGTGCAGCTCATGAGCGCGCGCCGCCAGGGCGCGCTGCATGATCGTCCCGCCCGCGAGCGGGAAATGCACGCGCATCCCGGCCTTGACCAGCCGCGCCGCCTGCTCGATCGAGATCTGCCGCGACTCGAAGTGCTCCTGCCAGTTCATGATGTGATCCTTTGAATGAAAGCTGCCGCGAGCCAACAATGTCTGAGCGGCGCCGGACGCGCAAACTTGTTCCAGCATCGTCGAGCAGCTAGCTTGCGAGCAAAATGATCCTGCCTGCGGAGACCTTTCGCTACGAGATTCGGCGCGGCGGCGAGCTAATCGCAATCGAGGAGGAAACTCTTTCCGGCGCGAAGATCACGGGCTCGAGAAAGCCGCCTGCCGGATCGGATCGCTACGAAGTCGAAGCCGAGCTCGATTCCAACGGCGTCGTCTCGCGCATCGCGCTACGCTACAGCCGCGGACCGTTCGTGCGCAACGCGAGCTACGAGGGCGTCGAGGATTTTCTCAGTGGCAACGTGAGTGCGCTCGCCGGCCGCAACGTCGTTACGACCAAGCTCGGGCGCTATCGCGAGGTCGATGCGGAGCTGCAGATCTTCCGCGCGCTCACGATCGCACACATCCGCGCGCGCGGGCAGACGCGATGGACCGGGCGCGTCGCCGCGATCGATTCGAGTACCCTGGTCGCATCGACCTATAAGCAATCGTGCCGAAGCGCCGGCGACGGCGCGTCAAAATGGATTTATGAACCACGGATGGGTGACTCCGAGGAAATCGAAATCGATGCCGAGGGCCGCCTGCTGCTGCGGCGCGACAATCGGGGGCTCGAAGCCCGCCTGATTCGTTGAGCGCGTCAGGCCGCCTTGCGCGGCATCTTGCAATCGCCGTCGAACTGCGCGCCCTCGTTAAGCACCAGGCTGGGCGTGCTGATCGTGCATTGCGCGCGCGCCGTCGGCATCAGCTCGACGCGCTCACGCGCATTGACCTCGCCGCTGAATGCACCCGCGATCGTGACGCGAGTCGCCGCGATTCGCGCGCTCACCACCGCGCCGTTTGCGATCACGACCTCGTCGCCCGTGATTTCGCCGTCCGCTTCGCCTTCAATTTTCACGGGTCCGCGAAACGTAAGTTTTCCGGACGCCTTGGTGCCTTTGCCGATGCGTGATTCAAAGCTGCTGTCGTCGAGATTCGCCATATTACCAGTTGCCTTTTGAAAGATTGGCGTCACACTATTGCCAGCATTCGCGCGCGTGCGCAAACGATGTCGATGTGAACGCCCTGTAAACAGGGCAGTTGCGCGATTGGCGATGCTTTCGCGTATCAGCGCTCGTAAGAATCGAAATGCCGGAGCAGGCTTGATGAATCGTGAACACGGACCCGAACGCCGCGGCGGTCAGGGCCTCGATCCAAATCAGTACGAATCGGGCGACCGCGCGATCGCGGCGCT
This window of the Candidatus Binataceae bacterium genome carries:
- a CDS encoding aminotransferase class I/II-fold pyridoxal phosphate-dependent enzyme — protein: MPTDVSVKTHSFTESVIREMTRRALKTGAVNLAQGFPDFAAPSVLKEAAKRAIDEEYNQYAITHGSPNFRRAIADKARLYNGIECDPDANITVTCGATEAMVATMLAVINPGDEVIIFEPFYENYGPDVILAGATPRYVALRDPDYSIDRTELEAAFSPRTKAIVINTPHNPSGKVFTRAELESIAALCRHYDTLAITDEIYEHIIYGGARHISIASMPGMAERTITISGLSKTYSVTGWRLAYAIANERLTAAIRKVHDFLTVGAPHPLQEAGAVALRLPESFYADLAAMYTRKRTALLEALTAAGLKCSAPDGAYYIMADIAALGFRDDIEAANFFLESVGVAPVPGSSFYHRPELGRTKLRFTFSKSDETIAAAAERLKLLPDKIAARRS
- a CDS encoding helix-turn-helix domain-containing protein; translated protein: MQPSAKVLTVNELAEYLRVHRSTIYRLLKKGQLPGFKIGSDWRFNVEVIDEWRLKQGASVLESAREEED
- a CDS encoding acetyl-CoA hydrolase/transferase C-terminal domain-containing protein; this encodes MNWQEHFESRQISIEQAARLVKAGMRVHFPLAGGTIMQRALAARAHELHGSVDVRVSSPLADPGWFGGDMSTIFKLEFELFIGNIGRPAHDAHRGSYLPNLFTTGLKAHNERPDEEKPIDITFVNVTPPNAKGFVSFGPHQWNKRMYVRAARMAVAEVDKNLTRTHGDVWMHVSEFDYFVEGTPPALDAATLDRELAAMDAGKRDEVRAIVAEAGIERVLPIAQYLQRMAPTEVRVLLGIAPPPEQYKPIAGYLTELIEDGTTIQIGVGDPSAQMPRLGAFDTKHDLGLHTEMVAPGIAKLVDRGVINGRRKTLHRGKAVAVAWSGSDAEDLKIIDDNPAFELFDPEYVLKLSTLTANYRQTSINNALSVDLTGQINSETVLGARMMNGTGGQPETHLGAFMCPGGRAITLLPSTAMGGAISRIVAQFEPGALVTVPRYFADTIVTEYGIARLLGKTHRERAHELISVAHPDHRAELREAASRLFG
- a CDS encoding polymer-forming cytoskeletal protein, encoding MANLDDSSFESRIGKGTKASGKLTFRGPVKIEGEADGEITGDEVVIANGAVVSARIAATRVTIAGAFSGEVNARERVELMPTARAQCTISTPSLVLNEGAQFDGDCKMPRKAA